ATGAAATTGGGATGAAAACATGGGCAAAATGGATCAAACAAAATGTGGatccaaataaaacaaaagtattcTTTAGAAGTCTTTCAGCATTGCATAGTGGAAAACCATATTGCTACAAAGCAACCCAACCTCTAAAAGATGGATCATCCAACAAAAATAACTTCCCAAAATCTATGATCAACATTATTGAGAATATTATCAAAGGAATGACAAACCCACAAGTTACATACTTGAATATTACGAAGTTATCAGAGTATAGAATTGATGCTCATCCTTCCATCTATAAGAGTTCACAATGGAAGCTTTATACGGAgaaaaatttgattcatacttaTGCTGATTGTAATCATTGGTGTCTTCCTGGATTACCTGATACTTGGAATCGATTATTATATGCTTCACTTTTCTTTGATATgggaatataaatgaaatttaattaatacattttctttttgttgttcatattttttttcttttttgtttagcAAGTTAAGGATTGATATTTGATACGTAGGTTTAAATTAGGAAAAATGTAACATGattatatgaaatattttatttttgggttgtttgatttgtaaaattctatatttaattatatttattttataaaatctataaattaaattatttgtaaAACTCAATCTTttctattaattaaataaagataATGTTTTGAGAAACATCAATTAGTCTAGTAAATGAGAACTCTTTTTAATctttataataaaaagttgATTGATATCACTtacaaattttttcttttattttctatatgaATTATCTAATATACCGTTGAATAAGAAAACAGTGCTTCACTCCCAACGAATTAATTACGAATATATATAGAAATCAGAAGTAGTACTAAAAATAGACAAAATTAGTACTCCTAAAATAGGAAAACACCAAGAGAAATAGACAAAATTGTAAGCGGAAGCAAAAGTGAAGTAGCAATGCTAGGTTCCCATATCAGTCAAATCTATGAATATTTCGTAGTTTATAAATCCCTGTGCTCTTAAATTTACTACTGAGTTCAGTAATGTGGGTTTGACCCAAATGGTAGCGTTAAAGTGGTGGGATTAGGGGATTCTCGTATCATTTTAATCTCTTAAAACCACTATTTTTTCTTGTAgaaatatgaatatgaatatttaataaattatatttaaaataatactgtTTATATAAAATCAAGTTAAGGTGGTGAATTTTTGCGTCCCTAAAGCAATAATCCCTCATATTCACTATTATAATTgtattatttactttttaagaATCTTTTTCCTCAATATTGCAAGTTTTATAAGTTTTAAAATCAAGTTTTATTATATAGTCAAGTAGAATCTCAATTGACTCctgaaaattttattaatattaattttatattttttaataaagcaTGATTAGAGATAATTATGATTGAAATAGTACATTGGATAGAATGCAAAcgacaaataagacaaaaatagtAATATGAGGGAGTATTATACTTTGTCTCTCTAAACACTATTATTACATTAGGACTTAGGAGTATCACGTATACATGAATACTAACTTGCGCGTCAGAGGCACCATCCCCGGAGGCTAACTCGGATACTTGGTGTTATATTGCAGGAATTTCATGATTTCGACCAATCACCATACTACCACTACAATCACCCCAAAGGATATATTATAAAGCGTTAAACTTAAGTATTTAGGGGTCGCTTTGATTTAGTGTAAATATCTAAggggtaaataaaagtcaaagtaggaaaataaaattaattaaaaagaagtttaaaggaatttgattgttaaAAAGGTGGAAAAATTGGTTAAAAGGTAatgaaaatggataaaaaaaacaaatatattggAATTATAAATTTACCCTAGGGGAAGGTGGGGGAATACTTTACTCCAAATGAGGGAAAAACATCATGTTTTTTATTACTCTTTTTTACTTTACTCTCATTCTACATCTTTCACAAGTATTTCAATTACTTCATTTGCACCTCCATTTAACTTTATTTCACTAGTTTGACTTTTTacctctttaaatatttatcctCGATCCAAGAAACCCCTTAAGATTACAAATAGACCTGTCCAAGCTAGTACGTTGAACACACCAGCAATTCAGCATCACCCAAGTGTATACTTATAAATataaacaagtaaaaaaaaaaaaccaatccaTTTAGCTATAAAAACACCACAATACATGAGCCCTTGTTATATAGGACTAGTATAAAAGAAAGCACAAATAACaagatattttaatttgttccaaacaaatcaaaccaaagctgaaatttttgtaatttaacaaaaattattaactgGATAATTTGACACTATAAATCTAAACCAGAGAAGTTCGACAGTCAAAAAAGCATGAACTTCACTAGCTTCACGAATCCAGACCATTCATCCTTGCGGGTTTGGTGGACGGTGGTGTCGATGACTCTGCAATGAATTTGATTAACGAGCAAAGACCACCCAAGAAGTTATGATCAATGACACCGTCACCATCAAAAACATGAGCAAAATCAATAAGCTTAATGGTCGACTGAGGATTTCCGCCTTTCGTTTCTGACTCTCCATCGTAAATTAAGAGAATCGAGCAAGAATAGAAGTGATAGTCAGTTTGAGTCTCGAACCATGACTTTAGCTCCTTCAGTTGTCTCAATATTCCAGATAAACCGCCATAGACATCATGTGCTAGAGCACGATCAGGATCGCAGTCTGAACTACTCGAAGGAATTGAAGAAACAAACTTATTGAGAACTGGTCTGACATCCTGTACAGTATACTTCTGTATTTGCTTTTTGTCCGGCTTCCAATAACCGGGTTTTTCACCTTGGTAGATCTGCAAGCCGGATATTCTGAAACCCAATGGAACGCTAGTGCTTCCTCTATCTTTGCGGAGACACTTCGCAACATAGTCCTCTGATGCTTGAGGATACCATGTTCGTGATCCAATCTTGATGTCCATGATGCATGGTTTCACATAACCTGAGACAACGTCATGCAAAACGAGATGTGGATGGAGTCCAGATCCATCAGATGCCTCAAGTATCTGAGTACCATAAAACGCAGGAAAGAAACCGAGAATTTGCTTCTTGACTTTTGAGCTAGAATTGAGAGCTTCGTAGAAAGCAAGCTCTCTAGAACCTCGTTCATCTTGCTGGAGAGGCTTGTAAAAGCGGCCTGATTCATCAATCTGTGGGCCTAATTGTCCTCTAAGAGCTTGGTGACCAGCAACCTGATGATCTGGGATTTTCAGCATCTTCCACTCCCTTGTGTGATTCTTTCAATGAAAACGATTCTTCCCTACAACTAAAACTTCATATATCTGCCTCgtcaataaaaaatagaaaacagaTGAAGAATTTTGTTCTGAGTTCCTGAAAAACTACAAGGAATAAAGAGTTGCAAAGAAAATCTACTCCCACGTTAATATTTGTAACTATTGAGTAAAAACAAGGTCGCATCGCATCGCGTCGGCAGGTTTCAAAAACAACGAACCGATATTTTCtgtgttgtaaaggtgtaaaaaatcaCGTTTTGGGCCGTATCAAGGaatatcttatggtttcgacTAATATTTAGGCGTTACGAAGCGCATTACTCTATGACCGTAACTCGTTGTAGGTTTGCACTTTGCAATGCCACTGCACTGCACAAACAAAGGTAAAGTCTTAATTCCAAAAGGATTGGAATCGGCTACATAAATCAAATGATCAGTCCAGTGGACACATATATGCAAACAATGAAATATATGTTAAAACCTCTGCTAAAGAGCATGGAGGTTCAGTCCTCTTCAAGGTATAATATTGAAATGCTCATCGAATGAGCGATTCCAAGGTCTGAGATCAATATTAATTCGATCCAAGATCTTGGAGATCATGCTTCTGTCTGTTCAATAGTTTTTCTAAGGGTTCCTTCATAGAGGCCAGAGCAACAAATACATTAATCATGATGGAGAATGCATTAATTTGGATCCAAAGAATATGAGTATGACTAACTTAATCCCTTTCAAAAAGGCAAAAACCATTTGTAGCACTGTAGAGGTAGCACTATGGATGTCGGCCTACACTTATAGCAAGTTACAAAAGGTAGTTGATCAACACAAAGAGATTCAATCTTTATCCTAAAAAGTGACAAAATGATGATTAAACAATATCATTGcaattttatctcatttttgTCACCATCCTTTCCCTTTAAAGCAATAAACAACAAAAGTGGACCAAgagcattaaaaataaaaagcctTTAGTTTTCATATTTGTTCAAACCAGATCCACCACAATTCTACAATTCTTACAAGAAAATCTTTCCTCCCATCATGCCAGAATATCTGTTAAAACATATCTGACGATCATAACTTTGTAATATCAAGGCTTGAGAAGAGTCAGATCAAATCCtccttttcaaaataataagatCCTATAACTAGGTAAGAACCAAACCGGATTCGATTCATAGGGAGGCCTTAAGAAATTTTGCTACTTAACTACATTACACCTATGTGGTAAGGTTTGCCTAAAGTAGACCTCTAAAACAGAAATCCGTCGCTGTGTGGAGACACTTTGTTAGGATTATTGCTAATCCACTCCACAGTGATCGGCCACAACTTGTCAGGATTATTGCTTTGTCATTGTTTGTTGTTCTTAACTAATCCACAATAAGCAACCACTCAAAAAACAAAACATTCCTATCTAAAACGGGGTTTACTCTAATTTGATGCTGTCAGAGGCTCTTGTTAATCCCATTCTTACTCATCTACTTCCTATAACCCCCAATTTTGTTACATATACTATTTAAGTCTGTCCCATATGATATGCTACATTACCTCTATTGTATATAACCCCACCTATAATCCCCCACTAAAACTTGCAATTCGCATTTCTCTTCTAGATCAAAACCGAAAACCACCCCCTAAGTGGCAAACTCAGGGGACAAAGGAGCAAGTCTTAAGCTTCAATCAACAAGCAAATCAAGCATGCCTACTTGCATCAACAGGCTAAAAAGTGGAGCACAATTAGTGGATTACTGGGTAACCATTTATGTTCATCCATTCAAAAGGGAATCAATGAAACAAAGAGCTAAAAGAGGAACACCCATAAACCCAAATGTCATAGATTTATTCTGTCATATCCTACCAATCAGCAAGCTCAAATTACAAGCCTCTAAATCCAGAATTCATGCGCATAAACTCTTTTCTGAAACTGAAAACCGATCATACTTGAAACAATTCATCAAACAAGTAGTGGGCAAGGCACAAAACTTGCAAAATGTCATAAATGAATCGCTTTCTAATCAACAGAACATTGAACATGTAAAACTTAGACTAAATGAAAAATCTAAGAACACTACACAAACGAATGGCAGTATTACTCAGATtaacaactcaaaaaaaaaaaaaaaaaaaaaaaaaaaaaaaaaaacaagatccTTTGTATATGAAGAAAAAAGATTAAAGAAAGAAACTTAACCTTGAATTCCTGGAAAGATTAAGAGGTAAAAACGTCCCCTTTAATTAGAGAAACATTCAGAATGAAACCCATTGATGGCATCGCATGATTTTAAGCAGTTGCAGGTTTCTGGCAATGGGTTTCTGGTATGTTTTCACAGGTGTTATTAtaaaatcaaaaccaaacaGAAAAATGTTCAAGTGTTGGCAGTTCACACACGTCTTTCTTGCTCTTCTGCTATATTTTGTATAGATTGTAATTCTATGTGCTGTTctctttctaaaaaaaaaaactttttttaatgattacaattcaaactatatttttttttattaattttattttaatatttttttagaaaacataacttagaataatctaactttttattaattaaccatgaataaacCCAACGAGAGGAGTGTTGTGCTATAGTACCCTTTTACTTATACAACAAgttattttgcataaaaaaaataaatacaaaattaaattataaaaaataaaaaaaatatttttaaaaagagaaatcatgtttattttttgattttaacttttaatttttaatattttttatttttatttatttttcttttttttgtacGACAATTAACCTACAAAAATCAGTCACCATTTGAGCAACAATCTTCTTGGGTAAGTTACCCTGAAATtcggattatttatggttaagcaaaagttgaaattatcgtaggaaaatcaataaaagattggattattctatgtaaattttcttatttttttaatatttatggatctcttaatttttcaataattttattttatataatattttaatacttatagtt
The sequence above is drawn from the Amaranthus tricolor cultivar Red isolate AtriRed21 chromosome 5, ASM2621246v1, whole genome shotgun sequence genome and encodes:
- the LOC130812653 gene encoding inositol polyphosphate multikinase beta-like, whose amino-acid sequence is MLKIPDHQVAGHQALRGQLGPQIDESGRFYKPLQQDERGSRELAFYEALNSSSKVKKQILGFFPAFYGTQILEASDGSGLHPHLVLHDVVSGYVKPCIMDIKIGSRTWYPQASEDYVAKCLRKDRGSTSVPLGFRISGLQIYQGEKPGYWKPDKKQIQKYTVQDVRPVLNKFVSSIPSSSSDCDPDRALAHDVYGGLSGILRQLKELKSWFETQTDYHFYSCSILLIYDGESETKGGNPQSTIKLIDFAHVFDGDGVIDHNFLGGLCSLIKFIAESSTPPSTKPARMNGLDS